From a region of the Campylobacter sp. genome:
- a CDS encoding DedA family protein: MEELLKNLLQEYHQYAYIVLFVWCILEGEIALILGGIMAHEGHINLPLGIFVAGLGAFCGDQFYFYIGRYNKKYISKKLAAQRRKFAIAHLLLQRYGWPIILMQRYMYGFRVIIPMSIGITRYSAKKFAIINLFSAWCWSGATMVLAWYFGEEIWSGLRLIEQHWYFAIPIIGGILYLFFRLFKRMENHFMNSRKERDESKTARS; the protein is encoded by the coding sequence TTGGAAGAGCTACTTAAAAATTTACTGCAAGAATACCACCAATACGCCTATATCGTGCTTTTCGTTTGGTGTATTTTAGAAGGCGAAATCGCACTGATTTTGGGCGGTATCATGGCACACGAGGGACATATAAATTTGCCGCTAGGTATCTTTGTCGCGGGGCTTGGGGCATTTTGCGGCGATCAGTTTTATTTTTATATCGGTCGCTACAATAAAAAATATATCAGTAAAAAGCTCGCGGCACAGCGCCGAAAATTTGCGATCGCGCACCTGCTTTTGCAACGCTACGGCTGGCCGATAATTTTAATGCAGCGCTATATGTATGGCTTCCGCGTCATCATCCCGATGAGTATCGGTATCACTCGCTACAGCGCAAAGAAATTTGCGATTATCAATCTTTTTAGTGCTTGGTGCTGGTCGGGCGCGACGATGGTTTTGGCGTGGTATTTTGGTGAGGAGATCTGGAGCGGGCTGCGGCTAATCGAGCAACACTGGTATTTTGCGATACCTATCATAGGCGGAATTTTATATCTATTTTTTAGGTTATTTAAACGTATGGAAAATCACTTTATGAACTCACGAAAGGAACGAGATGAAAGTAAAACTGCTAGATCGTAA